One Carbonactinospora thermoautotrophica genomic window, CTGCCGCTCGCGGCCCAGCGGGTCGTCGACTCCGCGGCGTTCGGCTGGGCGCTGCGGCTGCTCGGCCTGGCGCTCGCCGGGTTCACCGCGTTCGCCGCGCTGTTCGGGCCGGACCTCGCCAACAACCCCACGGCCGGCATCGTGTACGTGCTGTTCTGGGTCGGCATCGTGCCGGCCTCGCTGCTGTTCGGCCCGGTCTGGCGGTACCTGAACCCGCTGCGCACCATCCACCGGCTGCTCGCCCTGGCCCTGCGCACCCCTCCGGAGCAGGGCCTGCGGGAGCTGCCCAAGTCGGTCGGGTACTGGCCGGCGGCGGCGGGCCTGTTCGCGTTCACCTGGCTGGAGCTCGTCGCCCCGGACCGGGCCACGACATCGACGCTCAAGATCTGGTTCGGCCTGTACGCGGGCGTCCACCTGACGGCGGCGGCGCTGTACGGGTCGCGGTGGTTCGACCGGTGCGACGCGTTCGAGGTGTACTCCGCGCTGATCGGCAAGCTGTCCCCGTTCGGCCGGCGGGCGGACGGCCGGCTGGTGCTGCGCAACCCGTTCGACGGCCTGGACTCGCTGCGGGTCGAGGCCGGCCTGGTGGCCACCGTCTGCGTGATGCTCGGCTCCACCGCCTACGACGGGTTGTCCAACTCGATCGCCTGGATCACCTTCGTGCAGGACTCCGGCCGCTCCCCTGTCCTGCTCGGCACGCTCGGGCTGACCGGGACGATCCTGCTGGTCATGGTCACGTACACGCTCGGCACCTGGGCGTCCGGGGTGTTCGGGCACGTGCCCTACCGCGAGCTGCCCGGCTTGTTCGCGCATTCGATCGTGCCGATCGCGGTCGGGTACGTGGTGGCCCACTACTTCTCGCTGTTCATCTTCGAGGGCCAGCACACGTTGATCCTCGCCTCCGACCCGCTGGTCAACGGCTCTGACTGGTTCGGCACCGCCGAGCGCGGCGTCAACTACCGGCTGGTCTCCCCGGCGACCATCGCGATGGTCCAGGTGCTCGGCGTGGTGATCGGCCACGTGCTCGGCGTGGTCGCCGCCCACGACCGGGCGGTTCGCCTGTTCCCGCGCACCCACGCGATCGCCGGCCAGCTCCCCCTGCTGGTCATCATGGTCGGCTACACCCTGGGCGGGCTGACGCTGCTGTTCTCCAGCTGATCTCCAGTCTCCGGGCACCGGGGCCGCGCACGCCGTGCGCGGCCCCGGCCGTGGTGGCTCCGGGCCACGGGAGGTGATTTCCGGGAACAGTGCCCCTTGTCAGGCGTGAAAGCGTCTCCGGCTGGAAATTGATACGGAGAGGCTCAAGTTCCGCTTGGCGGGGACTACGGACTCACCCGGGATTCCCGTGGAGGAGGTTGCGATGGGTCGCGCCGTCGGTATCGATCTGGGTACGACGAACTCCGTCGTCTGTGTTCTCGAAGGCGGCGAGCCGGTCGTCATCCCCAACTCGGAAGGGGCGCGAACCACGCCCTCGGTGGTGGCGTTCTCCAAGCACGGGGAGGTGCTCGTCGGCGAGGTCGCCAAGCGGCAGGCGGTGACCAACGTCGAGCGCACGATCCGCTCGGTGAAACGCCACATGGGGGATGCGAACTGGCGGTTCCCGGAGAAGGGCGACATCGACGGCAAGCGCTACACCGCGCAGGAGATCTCCGCGCGCATCCTGCAGAAGCTGAAGCGGGACGCCGAGGCGTACCTGGGTGAGCAGGTCACCGACGCGGTCATCACGGTGCCGGCGTACTTCGACGACGCGCAGCGCACCGCGACGAAGGAGGCCGGGCAGATCGCGGGCCTGAACGTGCTGCGGATCATCAACGAGCCGACCGCGGCCGCGCTCGCCTACGGCCTGGACAAGGGGCACGACCAGACGATCCTGGTGTTCGACCTGGGTGGCGGCACCTTCGACGTCTCCCTGCTGGAGATCGGCGACGGCGTGTTCGAGGTGAAGGCCACCAGCGGCGACACGCACCTGGGTGGCGACGACTGGGACCAGCGCATCATCGACCATCTCGTCACGCGGTTCCGCAACGCGCACGGCATCGACCTGTCCAAGGACAAGATGGCCATGCAGCGGCTGAAGGAGGCCGCGGAGAAGGCCAAGATCGAGCTGTCCGCCGCGTCGGAGACCACGATCAACCTGCCGTACATCACCGCGTCGAGCGAGGGCCCGCTGCACCTGGAGGAGCGGCTCACCCGGGCGCAGTTCCAGCAGATGACCGCTGACCTGCTGGACCGCTGCAAGGGCCCGTTCCGCCAGGCGCTCAAGGACGCCAAGATCGACGTGGACAAGATCGACCACGTCATCCTGGTCGGTGGAGCGACCCGGATGCCCGCCGTGGTGGATCTGGTCCGGGAGCTGACCGGCGGCAAGGAGCCGCACAAGGGCGTGAACCCCGACGAGGTGGTCGCCGTGGGGGCCGCGCTGCAGGCGGGTGTGCTCAAGGGCGAGGTCAAGGACGTCCTGCTGCTGGACGTGACGCCGCTGTCGCTGGGTATCGAGACCAAGGGCGGCATCATGACCAAGCTCATCGAGCGCAACACCACGATCCCGACCCGCCGCTCGGAGATCTTCACCACCGCCGAGGACAACCAGCCCTCCGTCCAAGTGAAGGTGTACCAGGGTGAGCGGGACATCGCCGCGTACAACAAACTCCTCGGCGTGTTCGAGCTGACCGGCATCCCGCCGGCGCCGCGCGGCGTGCCGCAGATCGAGGTCACCTTCGACATCGACGCCAACGGCATCGTGCACGTCTCTGCCAAGGACCTCGCCACCGGCAAGGAGCAGGGGATCACGATCACCGGCGGCAGCTCGCTGTCCAGGGAAGAGATCGAACGCATGATGCGGGACGCCGAGGCCCACGCCGAGGAGGACCGGCGGCGTCGGGAGGAGGCCGAGACCCGCAACCACGCCGAGTCGCTGGTCTACCAGACCGAGAAGTTCCTCGAGGAGAACGCCGACAAGGTCCCCGGCGAGGTCAAGACCGAGGTCGAGCAGGCCGTCGGGGAGTTGAAGAAGGCGCTGGAGGGCAGCGACATCAACGCGATCAAGACCGCCGCGGAGAAGGTCGCGACCACCAGCCAGAAGCTGGGCACCGCCATGTACGCGCAGACCCAGCAGCAGGCCACGGGCGCCTCTGGCGACGAGCGAGCCGGTGCCTCGGAGGAGGTCGTCGACGCCGAGATCGTGGACGACGAGGACCGGCGGTCGTGAGCGGCGCGTCCGGCACCCGGTCACGGGCCGCGTCCCGCGGCCCGTGACCGGGTCGACCTCACGGCAGCGGCGGACGCCGCGCTGGGGTCAGGACGCCGCGCGCAGGTCGAGGCCGAACAGGGCCTCCAACTCCTCGACCGTCTCCTCGTAGGAGCGGTGGTGGATGCCGACCATGCCGACCTCGACCGCGCCGCGCACGTTGTGCCGCAGGTCGTCCACGAACACGCACTCCTCCGGGCGGCAGCCGATCTGGTCGGCGGCGTACCGGTAGATGTCCGGCTCGGGCTTGCGCATGCCGACCTCGCCGGAGATCACGACCGCGTCGAACATCTCCTCCCAGCCCTCGCGGGGGTACTCGTTGCCCCATGAGTTCGACAGCAGGGCCGTCTTGATCCCCGACTGGTGCACGTGCCGCACCACGTTGATCATCGCTGGCACGTGGTCGAAGCACCGGAACATGCGCTTGATCAGCCCCTTGGCCGGCACCGGCTGGCCGTCCTTGGTCCGCAGCCGGGCCGCGAGCTGCTCCTCGAAGTGCGGCACCTCGATCTCGCCGCGCTCCAGCGCGTGGATCGGGTTGAACCGGGCCTCGGCCTCACCTTCCGGGCCGAGCCACTCGCGCATCGCCTTGAGGTACTCGTGGTAGTCGATGCCGTCCGCCTCGCACCACGCCACCATGGCCTCTTCCAACCCGGTGGTGAGCACACCACCCCAATCGACGATCAGCGCACGCAAGGGACGGACAGACATGAACGTCATCCTAGGCGCCGGGGTTTCGATCCCGCATACCGATCGGAAAGCCCCGGCTCATGCCTGGTCCACCCGGGGGAATCGCCACGCCGTGCCCCGCCGCGGGGAGAAGCCCGGCCGGTACCGGCATCGCTGCGGCGCGACCAGGTCGCGCCGCAGCGGCCAGGCGTCTCAGCGCTTCCTCTTCTGCTTGCGCGCGGCCTTCTCCGCACGGCGGCGTTCGGCGCGGGTGGCGTGGGGCGAGACCTCCGGGGCCTCCTCCTCGACGACCTCGGCGCGGTGTACGACGCCGCCCTCGCCGTCCACGGTCGGGGCCGTGTACTGGAGCTGGGCGGGCCGGTGGCCCTCCAGGCCCTTCGCGCGGATCTCGACGTGGTGCTCCGGCTGGGTCGGTTCCGGGTCCGGATCCTGCTCGACCTGGACCTCCAGGTTGAACAGGTAGCCGACGGACTCCTCCTTGATGCCCTCGAGCATCGCGTTGAACATGTCGAAGCCCTCGCGCTGGTACTCGACCAGCGGGTCGCGCTGCGCCATGGCGCGCAGGCCGATGCCCTCCTGGAGGTAGTCCATCTCGTACAGGTGCTCGCGCCAGCGCCGGTCGAGCACCGACAGGACGACCCGACGCTCCAGCTCGCGCATGACCTCGGTGCCGAGCTCCTTCTCACGCCGGTCGTAGGCGGCCTGGGCGTCCTGGCGCACCTGCTCGATGATGAACTCCGGGGTGAGCCCGGACCGGTCGCCGCCGCAGGCCTCGATCAGCTCGTCGAGGGTGATGGAGATCGGGTAGAGCTGCTTGAAGGCGAGCCACAGCTGATCGAGGTCCCATTCCTCGGGGAAGCCCTCGGAGGTGGCGCCCAGGACGTACGCCTCGACGACGTCGTTGATCATGTGGCGCACCTGCTCGTGGAGGTCCTCGCCCTCCAGCACGCGGCGTCGCTCCCGGTAGATGACCTCGCGCTGCCGGTTGAGCACCTCGTCGTACTTGAGGATGTTCTTGCGGATCTCGAAGTTCTGCTGCTCCATCTGGGCCTGCGCGGACTGGATGGCCCGCGTGACCATCTTGGACTCGATCGGCACATCGTCCGGCACGTTGAAGCGGTTGAGCACCGCCTCGACGATGTTGGACGAGAACCGGCGCATCAGGTCGTCGGTGAGCGACAGGTAGAACCGCGACTCGCCCGGGTCGCCCTGCCGGCCGGACCGACCGCGCAGCTGGTTGTCGATGCGTCGGGCCTCATGCCGCTCGGTGCCGATCACGTACAGGCCACCGAGCGCGACGACCTCCTCGTGCTCGGCCTCGACCGCCTTCTTGGCCTTCTCCAACGCCTCCGGCCACGCCGCCTCGTACTCCTCGGGCGTGTCGACCGGGGACAACCCCCGCTGGGCCAGCTCGGCCGCGGCCATGAACTCGGGGTTGCCGCCGAGCATGATGTCGGTGCCGCGCCCGGCCATGTTGGTGGCCACGGTGACCGCGCCCTTGCGGCCGGCCTGGGCCACGATCGCGGCCTCGCGCTCGTGGTACTTCGCGTTCAGCACCTCGTGCGGGATGCCACGCTTGTGCAGCAGCGCCGACAGGTACTCGGACTTCTCGACGCTGGTGGTGCCGACGAGGACCGGCTGGCCCTTCTGGTGCCGCTCGACGATGTCCTCGACGACGGCCGCGAACTTGGCCTCCTCGTTCTTGTACACGAGGTCGGGCTGGTCGATCCGGATGACCGGCTTGTGGGTCGGGATGGGCACGACGCCGAGCTTGTAGATCTGCCAGAACTCGTTGGCCTCGGTCATCGCCGTGCCGGTCATCCCGGCCAGCTTCTCGTACATCCGGAAGTAGTTCTGCAGGGTGATCGTGGCGAGGGTCTGGTTCTCGTTCTTGATCTCCACACCCTCCTTGGCCTCGATCGCCTGGTGCATGCCCTCGTTGTAGCGGCGACCGGGGAGGATGCGGCCGGTGTGCTCGTCCACGATCAGGACCTCGCCGTTCATGACGACGTAGTCCTTGTCCCGCTTGAACAGCTCCTTGGCCTTGAGGGCGTTGTTGAGGAAGCCGACCAGCGGGGTGTTGACCGCCTCGTACAGGTTGTCGATGCCGAGGTAGTCCTCGACCTTGGCGATGCCGCTCTCCAGCACGCCGATCGTGCGCTTCTTCTCGTCGACCTCGTAGTCGACGTCACGGCGCAGCCGCTGGGCGATCTTGGCGAACTCCGCGTACCACTTCCCGGACTGCTCGGCCGGGCCGGAGATGATGAGCGGGGTACGGGCCTCGTCGATGAGGATCGAGTCGACCTCGTCCACGATCGCGAAGTAGTGGCCGCGCTGCACCAACTCGTCCAGCGACCAGGCCATGTTGTCGCGCAGGTAGTCGAAGCCGAACTCGTTGTTGGTGCCGTACGTGATGTCGCAGGCGTACTGCTTGCGCCGCTCCGCGGGCGACATGTTCGCCAAGATCACGCCGACGGACAGGCCGAGGAAGCGGTGGATGCGGCCCATCCACTCGGAGTCGCGCTCGGCCAGGTAGTCGTTGACCGTGACGACGTGCACGCCCTTGCCGGTGAGCGCGTTGAGGTAGGCGGGCAGCGTCGCGACGAGGGTCTTGCCCTCACCGGTCTTCATCTCGGCGATGTTGCCCAGGTGGAGCGCTGCGCCGCCCATGATCTGGACGTCGTAGTGCCGCTGACCCAGCGTCCGCTTGGCAGCCTCACGCACGGTGGCGAACGCTTCGGGAAGCAGGTCGTCAAGCGACTCGCCGTCGGCCAGGCGCTGCTTGTACTCGTCCGTCAGCGCGCGAAGCTCAGCGTCGGTGAGGTTGACGAAGTCCTCTTCGATCGCGTTCACCTGAGCTGCGATGCTGTGCAGCTTGCGAAGAATCTTGCCTTCGCCGGCGCGCAGGATCTTGTCGAGGATGGATGGCACTGCGTGGGCTCCTTGCGATGAGACGTCCATCGCGTGGGTACGCGACAGCTCTGACGGCCTTCCGGTGTGCGGGGTTGCCGCAACGTTGTTGTCGCCGTCAAACGCCCATCGTATGTGCTTCCGCAGCCTTATGGGTCAAGGTACACGGGCGAGGCGCGAGCAGATCCCCCTATGCAGTCGCCGGCCGCGTGCGATCGGCCCGTGCCGCGGGCTCTCCCGTCCCCTGCGCCGGACTCAGTCGTCGTACGGATCGTAGTTGCCGAAGTCGATGTCCTCGTCTTCCCCGACCTCGGTGGTGTTCCGCTCCGTCTCCTGCGGTTCCATGGAGTACCCCCGGTTTCGCCCCGTTACGGCAGATGGTCGAATGGTGCGCCCGGGACCACGGTGAACGCAAGGAAATTTCCAGTCTTCACGCCGGGAGGGACCTTCACAGCGGGCGGTACCGGTTCAGCTCCGGTCGACGGGCCTCTGCCTGTCATCCGTCTTGCCTGTCACCCGTGTCGCCGCGCACCCGGCAGGACCGCATGAGTGACCCGGGCAAGCGTGCGGGGCGCGTCCCCCGGCCCACGCCCCGCACAACCCCCCGGATGGGAGCGCCCCCAGGCTCCGGGATGGCGGCGCTCCCCGTCAGGAGTGGCAACCCTCCGGGTGACGCCGAGAGCCAGCCAAGCCCCCAGCGACACCCAGGGC contains:
- the dnaK gene encoding molecular chaperone DnaK, with amino-acid sequence MGRAVGIDLGTTNSVVCVLEGGEPVVIPNSEGARTTPSVVAFSKHGEVLVGEVAKRQAVTNVERTIRSVKRHMGDANWRFPEKGDIDGKRYTAQEISARILQKLKRDAEAYLGEQVTDAVITVPAYFDDAQRTATKEAGQIAGLNVLRIINEPTAAALAYGLDKGHDQTILVFDLGGGTFDVSLLEIGDGVFEVKATSGDTHLGGDDWDQRIIDHLVTRFRNAHGIDLSKDKMAMQRLKEAAEKAKIELSAASETTINLPYITASSEGPLHLEERLTRAQFQQMTADLLDRCKGPFRQALKDAKIDVDKIDHVILVGGATRMPAVVDLVRELTGGKEPHKGVNPDEVVAVGAALQAGVLKGEVKDVLLLDVTPLSLGIETKGGIMTKLIERNTTIPTRRSEIFTTAEDNQPSVQVKVYQGERDIAAYNKLLGVFELTGIPPAPRGVPQIEVTFDIDANGIVHVSAKDLATGKEQGITITGGSSLSREEIERMMRDAEAHAEEDRRRREEAETRNHAESLVYQTEKFLEENADKVPGEVKTEVEQAVGELKKALEGSDINAIKTAAEKVATTSQKLGTAMYAQTQQQATGASGDERAGASEEVVDAEIVDDEDRRS
- a CDS encoding HAD family hydrolase, translating into MSVRPLRALIVDWGGVLTTGLEEAMVAWCEADGIDYHEYLKAMREWLGPEGEAEARFNPIHALERGEIEVPHFEEQLAARLRTKDGQPVPAKGLIKRMFRCFDHVPAMINVVRHVHQSGIKTALLSNSWGNEYPREGWEEMFDAVVISGEVGMRKPEPDIYRYAADQIGCRPEECVFVDDLRHNVRGAVEVGMVGIHHRSYEETVEELEALFGLDLRAAS
- the secA gene encoding preprotein translocase subunit SecA, which gives rise to MPSILDKILRAGEGKILRKLHSIAAQVNAIEEDFVNLTDAELRALTDEYKQRLADGESLDDLLPEAFATVREAAKRTLGQRHYDVQIMGGAALHLGNIAEMKTGEGKTLVATLPAYLNALTGKGVHVVTVNDYLAERDSEWMGRIHRFLGLSVGVILANMSPAERRKQYACDITYGTNNEFGFDYLRDNMAWSLDELVQRGHYFAIVDEVDSILIDEARTPLIISGPAEQSGKWYAEFAKIAQRLRRDVDYEVDEKKRTIGVLESGIAKVEDYLGIDNLYEAVNTPLVGFLNNALKAKELFKRDKDYVVMNGEVLIVDEHTGRILPGRRYNEGMHQAIEAKEGVEIKNENQTLATITLQNYFRMYEKLAGMTGTAMTEANEFWQIYKLGVVPIPTHKPVIRIDQPDLVYKNEEAKFAAVVEDIVERHQKGQPVLVGTTSVEKSEYLSALLHKRGIPHEVLNAKYHEREAAIVAQAGRKGAVTVATNMAGRGTDIMLGGNPEFMAAAELAQRGLSPVDTPEEYEAAWPEALEKAKKAVEAEHEEVVALGGLYVIGTERHEARRIDNQLRGRSGRQGDPGESRFYLSLTDDLMRRFSSNIVEAVLNRFNVPDDVPIESKMVTRAIQSAQAQMEQQNFEIRKNILKYDEVLNRQREVIYRERRRVLEGEDLHEQVRHMINDVVEAYVLGATSEGFPEEWDLDQLWLAFKQLYPISITLDELIEACGGDRSGLTPEFIIEQVRQDAQAAYDRREKELGTEVMRELERRVVLSVLDRRWREHLYEMDYLQEGIGLRAMAQRDPLVEYQREGFDMFNAMLEGIKEESVGYLFNLEVQVEQDPDPEPTQPEHHVEIRAKGLEGHRPAQLQYTAPTVDGEGGVVHRAEVVEEEAPEVSPHATRAERRRAEKAARKQKRKR